The Armatimonadota bacterium genome has a window encoding:
- a CDS encoding tail fiber domain-containing protein has product MEATTSGTGNAGVFSITNTSSGGTALRVFTLGTGRAIHAATTNSNAHAAYLDGKVQIVNGQFTPAVGSSAGIVWPDNLGNLGDYAHMRYFVRSGTATTLQIATGSDFSDDIRFSVNGADTLVVKQGRVGINNSSPNLGIDIVQSGYGFSHSHSSADVSTYVHHNGSYRGIGSYALVPFRLLVGNIARVDLSTDGTVGLGGVTNATYQLELPNMFNIYGMGRANSWVTYSSSRWKEDIRSIETPLDLISRLEGVRYRWKEENGGTEDFGFIAEEVAKVLPEIVRMEEDGEYAMGMDYSRIVPLLVESVKLLKQDNSELREMLLKALAEIERIKTGK; this is encoded by the coding sequence TTGGAGGCGACGACCAGCGGCACGGGCAATGCCGGGGTATTCAGCATAACCAACACAAGCAGCGGCGGCACCGCTCTTCGGGTTTTTACGCTGGGGACCGGTCGCGCGATTCATGCTGCTACCACCAATTCTAACGCTCACGCAGCGTATCTAGACGGCAAGGTTCAAATTGTAAACGGCCAGTTTACCCCTGCCGTCGGATCCAGCGCGGGCATCGTGTGGCCGGACAATCTAGGCAATTTGGGCGACTATGCGCACATGCGGTACTTCGTGCGATCGGGCACAGCCACGACGCTCCAGATTGCGACCGGCAGCGACTTTAGCGACGACATCCGTTTTAGCGTTAATGGAGCGGATACTCTGGTGGTCAAGCAAGGGCGCGTGGGAATCAACAACAGTTCTCCAAACTTGGGGATAGACATCGTTCAATCTGGTTATGGTTTCTCGCACTCTCACAGCTCGGCGGATGTATCGACTTATGTGCATCACAACGGTAGTTACAGAGGAATCGGTTCTTACGCTCTTGTGCCTTTCCGCTTGCTCGTCGGCAACATTGCGCGCGTCGATTTGTCGACCGACGGTACTGTTGGATTGGGCGGGGTTACCAACGCGACATACCAATTGGAACTTCCAAACATGTTCAACATCTATGGTATGGGCCGCGCTAACTCTTGGGTCACCTATTCGTCTTCCCGCTGGAAGGAAGATATCCGGTCGATCGAAACGCCGCTCGACTTGATTTCGCGTCTTGAAGGCGTCCGCTATCGCTGGAAGGAAGAGAACGGCGGAACTGAGGATTTCGGATTCATCGCCGAGGAAGTCGCAAAAGTTCTGCCCGAAATCGTCCGAATGGAAGAGGACGGCGAGTACGCGATGGGCATGGATTATTCGCGAATCGTCCCGCTCTTGGTCGAGAGCGTCAAGTTGCTGAAGCAGGATAACTCGGAACTTCGCGAGATGCTCCTAAAGGCCTTAGCCGAGATCGAGAGGATCAAGACGGGCAAGTAA
- a CDS encoding Ig-like domain repeat protein: MLIKFAVAAMLTTTALVAVAQPFEGEVKQHTGANRPYYWSPRTAPVQPPHNFGANYHFHGASTRKPFDANGLTSDGPVTVDEPAAGIQAASLFRSWDANQFVDYFPADCNLAVGPNHVIGTTNRTMIIYDKNGNQLSSQQMSAVFNEAPGRYFDPKSFYDPWQGRYVVISLATPTQTDRSQSWFAILISATNDPMGVWYKWYANARLDGNTDVNQWADYPSYGFDPDGLYLSAVMKHPVTRALITAKVRIFKKADLYNGIWSGWMDMINFVTDGQTDEVVQPAQMQSYNGIMYLVNRMGTRNNPTDNRLVVRRVTNVLNWPTFPTIVREIVTVASYSLPPNARQSSGAPSLFTVDGHLMDKASYFNGRLYTGHTVALDWGDGQGARCVLRLYQLRFVAGTTTVERQINLGLAGYDYIFPSIQVTQDEDAIIGFGRVSDVNGEFIGLRHVGWKKDDPIQGSAQARAGAGVENVGFWGDYFGSQLDPWDRRTVWIIGSFGRAANNWQTHIAELNFKPNTSLSVPNVSGAIGETVQLRATLRRTDIDAPLEGKTVAFMVDNSLVGFAVTNASGVAARNFTISPEFGVDNHPILAIFAPDTQYNGSQGGATLNARKASVTVFSNNVEGRRGEEVTLAASLVRQTNGQALSGETIRFYVNNQLVGPATTNFLGIATLPYVIPQAMALGNHEIRAEFAGDENHLPGFDTSTLNVYRIKIIGTITMGGIPDPDGLPIRFVVSDSAAREPHDVLLGENGRYEFETDQPGGDATISAALVGGTWLRIRRAVILRGEVQVDFELPNGDADRNGTIDDADLAIVLTHFGVRGPGDLNGDGNIDDTDLALVLASFGRSSDPE, from the coding sequence ATGCTTATCAAGTTTGCCGTAGCCGCGATGCTTACGACAACCGCGTTAGTTGCCGTCGCTCAGCCGTTCGAAGGAGAAGTCAAACAACATACGGGCGCGAACCGACCCTACTATTGGTCGCCCAGAACAGCTCCCGTGCAGCCGCCGCACAACTTTGGCGCAAACTATCACTTTCATGGCGCATCGACCCGAAAGCCGTTTGACGCCAATGGATTGACCAGCGACGGGCCGGTAACGGTCGACGAACCGGCAGCCGGTATACAGGCCGCGTCCCTCTTTCGCAGTTGGGACGCCAACCAGTTTGTCGATTATTTTCCGGCGGATTGCAATCTGGCCGTTGGGCCCAACCATGTTATCGGCACCACCAATCGCACGATGATCATCTATGACAAGAACGGCAATCAGCTCTCGTCCCAGCAGATGAGCGCGGTCTTTAACGAGGCGCCAGGCCGATACTTTGATCCCAAGTCGTTTTATGATCCTTGGCAAGGTCGTTATGTGGTGATATCGCTGGCCACCCCGACGCAGACGGATCGATCCCAATCTTGGTTCGCCATTTTGATATCGGCGACCAACGACCCGATGGGCGTATGGTACAAATGGTATGCCAACGCGCGACTGGACGGCAATACCGATGTCAACCAGTGGGCGGACTACCCCTCTTACGGTTTTGATCCGGACGGGCTTTACTTGTCTGCAGTGATGAAGCATCCGGTTACCCGCGCTCTTATTACTGCAAAGGTTCGCATCTTCAAGAAAGCCGACCTTTATAACGGTATTTGGAGCGGCTGGATGGACATGATCAACTTTGTAACGGACGGCCAGACGGACGAGGTCGTCCAACCCGCTCAGATGCAGTCCTACAACGGAATCATGTATCTGGTCAATCGAATGGGAACCCGCAACAATCCGACAGACAATCGACTGGTGGTGCGCCGCGTTACAAACGTCCTCAACTGGCCTACCTTTCCGACAATCGTTAGAGAGATCGTAACGGTTGCTTCCTACTCCTTGCCGCCCAATGCGCGACAATCGAGCGGCGCTCCTAGCCTGTTCACGGTCGATGGCCACTTGATGGACAAGGCGTCTTACTTTAACGGCCGACTTTACACAGGGCACACTGTCGCGCTCGATTGGGGAGACGGTCAAGGCGCAAGATGCGTTCTTCGGCTCTACCAGTTGCGATTCGTCGCCGGCACGACAACAGTCGAGCGGCAGATCAACTTGGGTTTGGCAGGCTACGACTATATCTTCCCATCGATCCAGGTTACCCAAGACGAGGACGCGATCATTGGGTTTGGACGCGTCAGCGATGTCAATGGCGAGTTTATCGGTCTGCGGCACGTTGGCTGGAAGAAAGACGATCCCATCCAAGGCAGCGCGCAGGCCAGGGCGGGCGCGGGCGTGGAGAACGTCGGCTTCTGGGGCGACTACTTCGGCAGCCAGCTGGATCCTTGGGATCGTCGGACGGTCTGGATTATTGGGTCGTTTGGCAGGGCGGCCAACAACTGGCAAACTCACATTGCCGAGTTAAATTTTAAGCCCAATACAAGCCTTAGTGTTCCGAACGTCTCCGGCGCGATCGGGGAGACGGTTCAACTTCGCGCCACTTTGCGGCGCACGGATATCGACGCTCCCTTGGAAGGAAAGACCGTGGCATTTATGGTCGATAACTCGCTTGTCGGCTTCGCGGTTACGAACGCCTCGGGCGTGGCCGCGCGCAACTTCACGATTTCGCCAGAGTTTGGGGTTGACAACCATCCCATCTTGGCTATCTTCGCGCCCGATACGCAGTACAACGGATCGCAAGGCGGGGCAACCCTAAACGCGAGGAAGGCGAGCGTTACCGTCTTTAGCAACAACGTCGAGGGGCGGCGCGGCGAGGAAGTTACGCTGGCGGCCAGCCTTGTTCGACAGACCAACGGCCAAGCGCTCTCGGGCGAAACGATCCGTTTCTACGTCAATAATCAGTTGGTCGGTCCGGCCACGACTAACTTTTTAGGCATAGCGACGTTGCCGTATGTGATTCCTCAGGCTATGGCTCTTGGAAATCATGAGATTCGAGCAGAGTTTGCGGGGGACGAGAACCATCTGCCCGGCTTCGACACATCGACGCTCAACGTCTATCGCATAAAGATCATCGGTACGATCACGATGGGCGGCATCCCCGATCCGGACGGCTTGCCGATTCGATTTGTCGTCAGCGACTCCGCCGCCCGAGAGCCTCACGACGTTTTGTTAGGCGAAAATGGCCGGTATGAGTTTGAGACCGATCAACCGGGCGGCGATGCGACGATCAGCGCGGCGCTTGTTGGCGGCACATGGCTTCGGATTCGCCGCGCCGTGATTTTGAGAGGCGAAGTTCAGGTCGATTTTGAACTCCCCAATGGCGATGCCGACCGGAACGGCACGATCGACGATGCCGACCTGGCCATTGTGCTGACGCACTTCGGAGTCCGCGGCCCAGGAGACTTGAACGGCGATGGAAACATCGATGACACGGATCTAGCGCTGGTGTTGGCTAGTTTTGGCCGATCGAGCGATCCAGAATAA
- a CDS encoding nucleotidyl transferase AbiEii/AbiGii toxin family protein, producing the protein MKPPLSRSAATALRTVGPFFTERDFYLAGGTGLAVQLHHRRSVDLDWFSSVPLEHPESLGKALGEAAPDFVLSSIAQGTLHGRLAGTRISAFEYLYPLLSPCESNAEYKVFVASLLDIAAMKLLAIAQRGAKKDFIDIYALGTKMPLAGMVDGYMRKFGIADPVHLARALTYFDDANKETTPLILWDFDWRDVKREISVWVKRTFS; encoded by the coding sequence ATGAAACCGCCGCTGTCGCGGTCTGCAGCGACGGCTTTGCGAACGGTCGGTCCCTTCTTTACTGAGCGTGATTTTTACTTGGCAGGGGGTACCGGTTTAGCGGTCCAACTCCATCATAGGCGGTCGGTGGACTTAGATTGGTTCAGCAGCGTGCCGTTGGAGCATCCGGAGTCGTTAGGCAAGGCGCTTGGCGAGGCGGCGCCTGACTTTGTTCTGTCGAGCATTGCTCAAGGAACGCTGCACGGGCGCTTAGCAGGTACGCGCATCAGCGCGTTTGAGTATCTGTACCCATTGCTTTCGCCCTGCGAATCAAATGCAGAGTACAAGGTTTTCGTGGCCTCGCTGCTCGATATTGCCGCTATGAAGCTCTTGGCGATTGCCCAACGAGGAGCCAAGAAGGATTTTATCGATATCTATGCCTTAGGAACAAAAATGCCCCTTGCGGGCATGGTCGATGGCTACATGCGGAAGTTCGGTATTGCAGATCCCGTGCATTTGGCACGAGCTCTGACTTATTTTGACGATGCGAACAAGGAGACGACGCCTTTGATTCTGTGGGATTTTGACTGGCGAGACGTCAAACGAGAGATCAGCGTTTGGGTCAAGCGGACGTTTTCATAA
- the gmd gene encoding GDP-mannose 4,6-dehydratase: MAKALVTGITGQDGSYLAELLLSKGYDVIGMARRSSTTNFERIRHIQDRLTMVQGDLLDQVSLISVLEKHQPDEVYNLAAQSFVPTSFEQPALTGEYTALGVTRLLDAVRLVNPKMKFYQASSSEMFGKVREVPQTEATPYYPRSPYGVAKLYGHWITVNYRESYDLFAVSGLLFNHESPRRGLEFVTRKITYGAARIKHGLAHELRLGNLEAKRDWGYAPDYVMAMWLMLQNSKPEDYVIATGETHTVREFVEIAFARAGLDYNDFVVQAPEFYRPAEVDLLVGDPAKAEKELGWRPAHKFEDLVNIMMDADLERVERENKGESPTYRPAFTIPKSA, encoded by the coding sequence ATGGCAAAGGCGCTAGTAACGGGAATAACAGGGCAGGACGGATCGTATCTGGCCGAACTGCTGCTGTCCAAAGGGTACGACGTGATCGGCATGGCGCGTCGCTCGAGCACGACCAACTTCGAGCGCATCCGTCACATCCAGGATCGGTTGACCATGGTTCAGGGCGATCTGTTGGACCAAGTGAGCCTGATCAGCGTCTTAGAGAAGCACCAGCCCGACGAAGTCTATAACCTGGCCGCGCAGAGCTTCGTGCCAACCTCGTTCGAACAGCCTGCCCTGACCGGCGAATACACCGCGCTGGGCGTTACCCGACTTCTGGACGCCGTTCGACTGGTCAACCCCAAGATGAAATTCTATCAGGCCTCCTCTTCCGAGATGTTCGGCAAAGTGCGCGAAGTGCCCCAAACCGAGGCGACCCCCTACTATCCGCGATCGCCCTACGGCGTGGCAAAACTCTACGGCCACTGGATCACGGTCAACTATCGCGAAAGCTACGATCTCTTCGCGGTGTCCGGCCTGCTGTTCAATCACGAAAGCCCTCGCCGGGGCTTAGAGTTTGTAACCCGTAAGATCACCTACGGCGCAGCGCGAATCAAGCACGGCTTGGCGCATGAGCTTCGATTGGGCAATCTGGAGGCCAAGCGCGACTGGGGCTACGCGCCGGACTATGTAATGGCAATGTGGCTGATGCTACAAAACAGCAAGCCCGAGGATTACGTGATTGCAACCGGCGAGACGCACACCGTGCGCGAATTCGTAGAGATTGCCTTTGCGCGCGCTGGTCTCGATTACAACGACTTTGTCGTCCAAGCGCCCGAGTTCTATCGCCCGGCCGAGGTCGATCTGTTGGTGGGCGATCCCGCAAAAGCCGAGAAAGAACTGGGTTGGCGACCGGCGCACAAGTTCGAAGACCTGGTCAACATCATGATGGACGCCGATTTAGAGCGCGTCGAGCGAGAGAACAAAGGCGAAAGCCCGACCTACCGACCGGCCTTTACCATACCCAAGAGCGCCTGA
- a CDS encoding glycosyltransferase — MRVLFVSALNPYPPVSGGQRFAYDQLRAYASFAEVDLIAYYDETEPEVPRLLREGLGDVCRSIISVPMRLKFGKHRKSQMLTMLRSQLSAKPFLYHKFRQPTMVERLRSLEPYDLAHFDHLSTMGLFDCVKAKVKIGSDFDVEWEIFEKYAENATNPLAKLLFKREAAKVKRYEIERLNLMNGAIAISPRDASILASNGVRPPMMVFKKPTPVPEQPLVSFGTAEPRVVTLGMLTWMPNLSATLWFAENVWPLLKSTHPEVRWHIAGADPPEEVQRLHDGERCFVEGFVDDLDSFLAKCRVCAVPLTIGGGIRIKLLDMMSIGLPCVSTTLGATGLENDAIAIVDDPKAFAEEIVLLMTDERHWREKSEAGREFVRANFSPESAQAEFRSFIQERMA; from the coding sequence ATGCGGGTCTTGTTCGTCAGCGCCCTCAATCCCTACCCGCCGGTGTCGGGCGGACAACGGTTCGCCTACGATCAACTGCGCGCCTACGCCAGCTTTGCCGAGGTCGACCTGATCGCCTACTATGACGAAACCGAACCGGAAGTTCCTCGATTGCTTCGGGAAGGGCTCGGCGACGTTTGTCGATCGATCATCAGCGTGCCCATGAGGCTAAAGTTCGGCAAACATCGCAAGAGCCAGATGCTGACCATGCTGCGTTCGCAACTAAGCGCCAAGCCGTTCCTCTATCACAAATTTCGTCAACCGACCATGGTAGAGCGATTGCGCTCGCTCGAACCGTACGATCTGGCGCACTTTGACCACCTTTCGACGATGGGGCTGTTCGATTGTGTCAAGGCAAAGGTCAAAATCGGCTCCGATTTCGACGTGGAGTGGGAGATATTCGAAAAATATGCGGAAAACGCGACCAACCCCTTGGCGAAGTTACTCTTCAAGCGCGAAGCGGCCAAGGTCAAGCGATACGAGATCGAGCGGTTGAACCTTATGAACGGCGCTATAGCGATCTCGCCTCGAGACGCAAGCATCTTGGCATCTAACGGCGTCCGGCCTCCAATGATGGTATTCAAAAAACCGACGCCCGTGCCCGAACAACCTCTCGTCAGTTTTGGTACTGCAGAACCGAGGGTCGTAACGCTGGGTATGCTGACGTGGATGCCCAACTTATCCGCGACCTTGTGGTTTGCCGAGAATGTGTGGCCGTTGCTGAAAAGCACGCACCCCGAAGTTCGTTGGCACATAGCGGGCGCCGACCCTCCCGAAGAGGTGCAGCGACTGCACGATGGCGAACGCTGCTTTGTGGAGGGCTTCGTCGATGACCTCGATTCGTTCCTTGCAAAATGCAGGGTATGTGCCGTGCCTTTGACTATCGGCGGCGGAATTCGCATCAAACTACTGGACATGATGAGTATAGGTTTGCCCTGCGTTTCAACTACATTGGGCGCAACAGGGCTAGAGAACGACGCGATCGCTATTGTTGACGATCCCAAGGCATTTGCAGAAGAGATCGTCCTATTGATGACGGACGAACGGCATTGGCGAGAGAAATCAGAAGCCGGCCGGGAGTTTGTCCGCGCCAACTTTTCGCCAGAGTCCGCACAGGCCGAGTTTAGGAGTTTCAT
- the selD gene encoding selenide, water dikinase SelD yields MSKIRLTHLVQCAGUASKLGSSRLAQVLRGLPPLTDPNVLVSSSTRDDAGIYRLTDEIALVQTVDYFTPIVDDPYDYGAIAAANSLSDVYAMGGQPLTAMNVLAFPPDKVDEETLSGIVRGGAEKCAEAGAALIGGHTVEAPEPLFGLSVTGIVHPDRVLTNAGLRPGQLLVLTKPLGTAVLATAAKFDECEADDLAVAVRSMSRLNAEARDLMIDLGATAATDVTGFGLAGHLSQMAFVSGAAVEVWADKLPLLPGFEKYVEAGNVTKGGRMNRESTADRVVLKEGLPKHLIEAVFDPQTSGGLLFSVDEGLLDADALPDWAVVIGRTLSGEPRMTVRYT; encoded by the coding sequence ATGAGCAAGATCAGGCTGACTCATCTCGTTCAGTGCGCGGGTTGAGCCTCTAAGCTGGGCTCGTCCCGGCTCGCGCAGGTGCTGCGCGGCTTACCTCCACTGACCGACCCGAACGTGCTCGTGAGCTCTAGCACGCGAGACGATGCGGGCATCTATCGTCTGACCGACGAGATCGCGCTGGTGCAGACGGTGGATTACTTTACGCCGATCGTAGACGACCCTTACGATTACGGCGCGATCGCCGCCGCCAACTCCTTGTCCGACGTTTACGCAATGGGCGGACAGCCATTGACGGCGATGAACGTGCTGGCGTTTCCGCCCGACAAGGTCGACGAGGAGACGCTTTCCGGCATCGTTCGGGGCGGGGCGGAGAAGTGCGCCGAGGCTGGGGCTGCGCTGATCGGCGGGCATACGGTCGAGGCTCCAGAGCCGTTGTTCGGCCTGTCCGTTACGGGCATCGTGCATCCCGATCGCGTTTTGACCAATGCGGGGTTGCGGCCTGGGCAATTGTTGGTGTTGACCAAGCCGTTGGGTACTGCGGTTCTAGCGACGGCGGCCAAGTTTGACGAGTGCGAGGCAGACGATTTGGCAGTTGCGGTTAGGAGCATGAGCCGATTGAACGCCGAGGCGCGAGACTTGATGATTGATTTGGGAGCGACTGCGGCGACCGACGTTACGGGCTTCGGCTTGGCGGGGCATTTGAGCCAGATGGCTTTTGTAAGCGGCGCGGCTGTAGAAGTGTGGGCGGACAAACTGCCATTGTTGCCGGGCTTTGAAAAGTATGTAGAGGCGGGGAATGTTACGAAGGGCGGGCGCATGAACAGAGAGTCGACGGCGGATAGAGTTGTGTTGAAGGAGGGGTTGCCCAAGCATCTGATCGAGGCTGTATTCGACCCTCAAACCTCGGGCGGGCTGCTTTTTTCGGTGGACGAGGGTTTGCTTGACGCGGATGCGTTGCCGGACTGGGCAGTTGTGATCGGGCGCACTCTGTCAGGCGAGCCGAGGATGACGGTGCGGTATACTTAG
- a CDS encoding replication-associated recombination protein A — protein MHQENLFADSVDTASLPLAARMRPRTLDEYVGQTKLLAPGRPLRKMIESGKAGSIILFAPPGCGKTTLAYLIAQSAGCRTEAKSAVTTGAPEIRRIAETAAARKRLGEETLLILDEIHHFKRNQQDGLLGYVEQGCFTLVGVTTENPFFALAPALLSRARVITLQPLSEDELAEVVRRALLDTERGLGERKLTIAKDALHRLAKWAAGDARLALNAIEAASFLVEDGGEISAEDLEEVLQRPLVRYDKQGDYHYDTISAFIKSIRGSDPDAALHYLARMMQAGEDPRFIARRMMISASEDIGNADPQSLVLASAAAAAVERVGMPEAGLILGQAVAYLACAPKSNAAYLAIAKAMEDAAKEALPPVPEHLRNKPSKTPYLYPHDYPGHYVKQQYLPDGDWQTPYYRPTDQGHEARIKERMEKRENQG, from the coding sequence ATGCATCAAGAAAACCTCTTTGCAGATTCGGTCGACACGGCCTCTCTGCCCTTGGCTGCGCGCATGAGGCCCCGAACGCTCGACGAGTACGTCGGCCAAACAAAACTCCTCGCGCCCGGACGCCCCCTGCGCAAGATGATCGAATCGGGCAAAGCAGGCTCCATTATTCTCTTCGCCCCGCCAGGTTGCGGCAAAACCACGCTTGCCTATCTCATCGCTCAGTCAGCCGGTTGCCGCACCGAAGCAAAGAGCGCGGTAACGACCGGAGCGCCGGAAATCAGACGCATCGCCGAGACCGCCGCCGCGCGCAAGAGACTTGGAGAAGAAACTCTGCTCATACTCGACGAAATCCACCACTTTAAACGAAACCAGCAGGACGGACTTTTGGGCTATGTCGAGCAGGGCTGCTTTACGCTGGTCGGCGTTACAACGGAGAATCCCTTCTTCGCCCTCGCGCCTGCGCTCCTCTCCAGAGCAAGGGTCATCACGCTTCAGCCCCTCAGCGAAGACGAACTGGCAGAGGTTGTTCGACGCGCGCTGTTAGACACAGAAAGAGGCCTGGGCGAGCGCAAACTGACGATAGCCAAAGACGCTCTGCATCGCCTGGCCAAGTGGGCCGCGGGCGATGCTCGGCTCGCCCTGAACGCTATCGAAGCCGCCTCTTTTTTGGTCGAGGACGGTGGCGAAATCAGCGCTGAGGATTTAGAAGAAGTCTTGCAACGACCCCTGGTGCGATACGACAAGCAAGGCGACTATCATTACGACACGATCTCGGCTTTTATCAAATCCATTCGGGGCTCCGATCCCGATGCGGCACTCCACTATCTGGCTCGGATGATGCAGGCAGGCGAAGACCCTCGTTTCATCGCCAGACGAATGATGATTTCTGCAAGCGAAGACATTGGAAACGCTGATCCGCAGAGTTTGGTGCTGGCCTCCGCCGCGGCTGCCGCAGTCGAAAGGGTCGGTATGCCCGAAGCGGGGCTCATCTTAGGGCAAGCCGTCGCCTATTTGGCCTGCGCGCCCAAGAGCAATGCGGCCTATCTGGCCATCGCCAAAGCGATGGAAGACGCTGCGAAAGAGGCGCTTCCGCCCGTGCCCGAACACTTGCGCAACAAGCCCTCCAAGACGCCTTATCTCTACCCGCACGACTATCCGGGCCACTACGTCAAACAGCAATATCTGCCCGACGGAGATTGGCAAACGCCCTACTATCGACCGACCGACCAAGGCCACGAAGCCAGAATCAAAGAGCGCATGGAGAAAAGAGAGAATCAAGGCTGA
- a CDS encoding SDR family NAD(P)-dependent oxidoreductase yields the protein MPHPKVVLISGAGGALGSAVAARYRQHGSRLALAVFSESEYQEGAFCRAFDAANVQEADSFVKDAVGELGSIDALINCVGGFEGGQPIAETEEAVWDKMMAMNAKSVFALCRAVAPVMAKQGHGKIVNFGARPALQSPAGMAAYAASKAAVLRITESLSAELKSKGVNVNAILPSTLDTPGNRAAMPNADASKWVALDAMVDVVEFLCSDASRAIHGAAIPVYGLG from the coding sequence ATGCCGCATCCCAAGGTCGTCCTTATCAGCGGCGCGGGCGGCGCATTAGGGTCTGCCGTGGCGGCGCGGTATCGACAGCATGGCTCTCGCTTGGCGCTGGCGGTCTTTAGCGAATCGGAGTATCAAGAGGGCGCGTTCTGCCGCGCATTTGACGCTGCCAACGTACAGGAAGCCGATTCGTTCGTAAAGGACGCGGTCGGCGAGTTGGGTTCGATCGATGCCTTAATCAACTGTGTCGGAGGTTTTGAGGGCGGCCAGCCGATCGCCGAGACAGAAGAAGCGGTTTGGGACAAGATGATGGCGATGAACGCCAAGAGCGTGTTTGCGCTGTGTCGGGCTGTTGCGCCTGTGATGGCCAAGCAGGGCCATGGCAAAATCGTCAACTTTGGCGCTCGTCCGGCGTTGCAGAGTCCTGCGGGCATGGCGGCTTACGCGGCATCGAAGGCGGCGGTCTTGCGTATTACGGAATCGCTTTCGGCAGAACTGAAGTCCAAAGGCGTCAATGTCAACGCGATTCTGCCGTCTACGCTTGATACGCCGGGCAATCGCGCCGCGATGCCGAACGCCGATGCGTCCAAGTGGGTTGCACTGGACGCTATGGTCGATGTGGTCGAGTTCCTATGCTCCGATGCCTCTCGCGCCATTCATGGGGCCGCGATCCCGGTCTACGGTTTGGGGTAA
- a CDS encoding GDP-mannose 4,6-dehydratase, which translates to MKRALITGVAGFAGSHLADHLRAIGQYDVFGIVQSPEDAAAAPISPDRAIIADLIDPVATRKAIERCEPELVFHLAAMAWSAASWNDPWGVMENNVRAQTNILEALTVVAPQARLLIVSSAEVYGKLKPNEIPVGEETPLRPATPYAASKVAQEMMGIAFAEAKGLEIIRVRPFNHIGPRQKPGFVATDFAKQIASAELGLKPPIIRVGNLDVERDFTDVRDIAKAYRLIIEEGQPGDVYNIGSGRAISVQKILDGLLRAAQIEIEVEKDPALQRPAETPRVVANISRMRAVTSWSPERDLMQTLAEVMDDWRDRLQEKTRVAT; encoded by the coding sequence ATGAAACGAGCCTTGATAACCGGGGTGGCCGGATTTGCCGGAAGCCACCTTGCCGACCATCTGCGCGCCATCGGACAATACGACGTATTTGGCATCGTACAAAGCCCAGAAGATGCCGCCGCAGCGCCCATTAGCCCCGACCGAGCCATCATAGCCGACCTGATCGATCCCGTCGCAACGCGAAAAGCGATCGAACGGTGCGAACCCGAACTGGTCTTTCATCTTGCAGCAATGGCCTGGAGCGCCGCGAGTTGGAACGACCCTTGGGGCGTCATGGAAAACAACGTTCGCGCCCAAACGAACATCTTGGAAGCGCTGACAGTGGTCGCGCCGCAAGCCCGATTGCTCATCGTCAGTTCGGCCGAAGTGTACGGCAAACTGAAGCCGAACGAGATCCCCGTTGGCGAGGAAACGCCCTTGCGACCCGCCACGCCTTACGCCGCAAGCAAAGTCGCGCAAGAAATGATGGGCATCGCGTTTGCCGAAGCCAAAGGCCTCGAGATCATTCGCGTTCGACCCTTCAACCACATCGGTCCGCGCCAAAAGCCGGGCTTTGTGGCAACCGACTTTGCCAAGCAGATCGCCTCCGCGGAACTCGGTCTTAAACCCCCGATCATTCGTGTCGGCAACCTGGACGTGGAGAGAGACTTCACCGACGTTCGCGATATTGCAAAGGCCTACCGGCTCATTATCGAAGAAGGCCAACCGGGAGACGTTTACAACATCGGCTCGGGCCGCGCTATCTCGGTTCAGAAGATTTTGGACGGCCTCTTGCGTGCCGCTCAGATCGAGATCGAGGTCGAAAAAGACCCAGCCCTGCAGCGACCTGCAGAAACGCCCAGAGTCGTCGCAAACATCAGCCGCATGCGAGCGGTTACCAGTTGGAGCCCGGAGCGCGATCTGATGCAGACTCTGGCCGAGGTCATGGACGATTGGCGCGACCGGCTGCAAGAGAAAACGAGAGTAGCAACCTAA